A single Pedobacter sp. PACM 27299 DNA region contains:
- a CDS encoding FecR domain-containing protein: protein MGIKAPEHWNEKEELIKLKAGEETAFGKLYAHFSEKIYGQLLHLLKDQNLVDKLIQDLFLTVWDSRGKLSLKIAFVIQLNTMAENLVFDYFRKFVAEEETELLIAHFGTLSEKELRLLIRKALVDELPPKFIDVRLKKHIAELYPLLSTVIKSADQKIKLIPFYKQRSFAYLAIACLALMVTGFMSMFYREFRASKFDDPITGSASYGIVPGSNKAALVLPDGQELSLSEVKSGLRITESGITYNDGTQLPVSVDGMDLTLKTPNGGQYMLTLADGTKVWLNAASSLKFPGVFSAEKVRKVQLSGEAYFEVATNAAAPFMVKSTRQELKVLGTHFQVSSYPEDAAVSSTLVTGSVLVDHPGIGNKETILKPGEQLILTETMAQLKNVDIAAATSWKNGMFIFKSEPLSSIMEKISRWYDVPVVYEGVNPDQPLLSLEASRFDELSKLLSLLELSGAVHFKLEATRILVLK, encoded by the coding sequence ATGGGGATTAAAGCACCAGAGCACTGGAATGAAAAAGAAGAACTGATCAAACTGAAAGCAGGAGAAGAAACTGCTTTCGGAAAACTCTATGCACATTTCAGTGAAAAAATATACGGGCAGCTGCTGCATCTCCTAAAGGATCAGAATCTGGTAGATAAATTGATTCAGGACTTATTCCTTACCGTTTGGGACAGTAGGGGAAAACTGTCTTTAAAAATTGCTTTTGTAATTCAGCTGAATACCATGGCTGAAAACCTGGTGTTTGATTATTTTAGAAAGTTTGTCGCCGAGGAGGAAACAGAACTTTTGATCGCGCATTTCGGGACGCTTTCTGAAAAGGAATTACGTTTGCTGATCCGCAAAGCACTAGTTGATGAGCTACCTCCGAAATTCATAGATGTACGCTTAAAAAAACATATCGCTGAACTATATCCCTTATTAAGTACAGTCATCAAATCTGCTGATCAAAAGATCAAGCTCATCCCTTTTTATAAACAAAGGTCCTTCGCCTACCTCGCTATTGCTTGCCTGGCTTTAATGGTAACGGGTTTTATGTCTATGTTTTACCGGGAATTCAGGGCTTCTAAGTTTGATGATCCGATTACTGGATCAGCGTCTTATGGTATTGTACCTGGTAGTAATAAAGCTGCACTAGTATTGCCCGATGGACAAGAGCTGAGTTTAAGCGAGGTTAAAAGTGGCTTAAGGATTACCGAATCTGGGATAACTTACAATGATGGAACCCAATTGCCCGTTTCGGTAGATGGAATGGATTTAACGCTCAAAACTCCAAATGGCGGTCAGTATATGCTCACTTTAGCTGATGGTACCAAAGTTTGGTTAAATGCAGCTTCTTCCCTTAAGTTTCCTGGTGTTTTTTCAGCGGAGAAAGTACGTAAAGTACAACTCAGCGGGGAGGCTTATTTTGAGGTAGCGACCAATGCAGCTGCTCCTTTTATGGTAAAATCGACCAGACAGGAACTGAAAGTTTTAGGCACTCATTTTCAAGTCAGCAGTTATCCGGAAGATGCCGCTGTGAGCAGTACTTTGGTCACTGGTAGTGTGCTGGTTGACCATCCCGGAATAGGAAACAAAGAAACAATCCTGAAACCTGGTGAGCAGCTGATCCTGACGGAAACAATGGCTCAACTGAAAAATGTAGACATAGCGGCTGCAACTTCCTGGAAAAATGGAATGTTTATCTTTAAATCGGAGCCATTGAGCAGTATCATGGAAAAAATAAGTCGCTGGTATGATGTTCCTGTAGTGTATGAAGGGGTTAATCCAGATCAGCCATTACTTAGTTTAGAAGCTTCCAGGTTTGACGAACTCTCTA
- a CDS encoding aminopeptidase P family protein: MFHKDEYIARRKQLSAAFQSGILLFLGNEESPMNFLDNAYHFRQDSTFLYYFGIPEPQLAAVIDLDENQVTLFGDEMSIDAIVWMGRQKTLSAKAEEAGITKLVPFQHLDQYLAKAKAQGRAIHFLPPYRAEHKIKLAELLDIKPAQVKEKAAVSLIKAVVAQRSVKSALEITELDKASVISADMHLKAMQLARPGMSENELAAAVHQVALTAGGQLSYPIILTVNGQILHNHYHGNILKEGDMILNDSGAETPMGYAGDLTRTFPAGKKFLPEQRDAYNIVLHSYQEAVQTLKPGRRYIDVHYQSCLSLAEGLKTLGLMKGNLEDAVAQGAHALFFQCGTGHMMGLDVHDMENLGEQYVGYTDELQKNTTQFGLKSLRLGKALEEGYVVTVEPGLYFIPELIDQWQASNEFSAYINYDKVQAYRNFGGIRVEDDYVITADGYKKLGKDLAISVEAIEEIRSTAY; encoded by the coding sequence ATGTTTCATAAAGACGAATATATAGCAAGAAGAAAGCAGCTCTCAGCAGCGTTCCAGTCTGGAATTTTACTTTTTCTGGGAAATGAGGAAAGCCCAATGAATTTTCTGGACAATGCCTACCATTTCCGCCAAGACAGCACATTTTTATATTATTTTGGGATACCGGAACCTCAGCTTGCTGCGGTGATTGATCTGGATGAAAATCAGGTGACTCTTTTTGGAGATGAAATGAGTATAGATGCCATCGTATGGATGGGCAGACAAAAAACACTTTCAGCAAAAGCAGAAGAAGCGGGAATCACTAAATTAGTGCCTTTTCAGCATTTGGATCAGTATCTTGCTAAAGCAAAAGCACAGGGAAGGGCCATACATTTCCTTCCCCCTTATCGCGCGGAGCATAAAATTAAACTGGCAGAACTGCTGGATATCAAGCCGGCGCAAGTAAAAGAAAAAGCTGCTGTTTCCTTGATTAAAGCGGTCGTTGCACAACGGTCGGTAAAATCAGCATTGGAAATCACAGAATTGGATAAAGCTTCAGTGATTTCAGCGGATATGCACCTGAAAGCAATGCAACTGGCCAGACCAGGGATGTCGGAAAATGAATTGGCAGCAGCTGTTCATCAAGTCGCATTAACAGCAGGAGGGCAGCTCTCATACCCAATCATATTAACGGTAAATGGACAGATCTTACACAACCATTACCATGGTAATATTTTAAAAGAAGGAGATATGATTCTGAATGATTCAGGTGCAGAAACGCCAATGGGTTATGCAGGTGACCTGACACGCACTTTTCCTGCTGGTAAAAAATTCCTCCCAGAACAAAGAGATGCCTATAATATTGTACTTCATTCCTATCAGGAGGCCGTACAGACGTTGAAACCTGGGCGAAGGTATATTGATGTGCATTATCAATCTTGTTTGAGCCTTGCAGAAGGTTTAAAAACACTTGGCTTGATGAAAGGTAATCTGGAAGATGCAGTAGCTCAGGGCGCACATGCTTTATTTTTCCAATGTGGTACTGGGCACATGATGGGACTGGATGTGCATGATATGGAAAATTTAGGAGAACAATATGTAGGCTATACGGATGAACTTCAAAAAAACACCACTCAATTTGGCTTAAAATCTCTGAGATTAGGAAAAGCATTGGAAGAAGGATATGTCGTTACGGTTGAGCCCGGACTGTATTTTATTCCTGAACTAATCGATCAATGGCAGGCAAGCAATGAGTTTTCAGCTTATATCAATTATGATAAAGTCCAGGCTTACCGCAATTTTGGTGGCATTAGGGTGGAAGATGATTACGTGATTACCGCGGATGGCTATAAAAAACTGGGGAAAGACCTGGCTATTTCTGTAGAAGCCATAGAAGAAATCAGAAGCACTGCTTATTAA
- a CDS encoding PH domain-containing protein, which produces MGLFSALMGNAGIVNNDQLNKDFHKLLTDGEEIELGFKLLRDTFIFTSKRLILVDIQGLTGSKTEYMSISYKSISRFSVETAGTFDLDAELKIWISGEAQPSVRKKFNKSVNVFDVQNVLAFHVLK; this is translated from the coding sequence ATGGGATTATTTTCTGCCCTGATGGGCAATGCAGGCATTGTAAACAACGATCAGTTGAATAAGGATTTTCATAAACTTTTAACTGATGGAGAGGAAATTGAATTGGGATTCAAACTGCTTAGAGATACATTTATTTTTACTTCAAAACGGTTGATCCTGGTGGATATTCAGGGTCTTACAGGTAGTAAAACAGAATATATGTCTATTTCTTATAAAAGTATCTCACGCTTTAGTGTGGAAACCGCAGGTACTTTTGATTTGGATGCGGAACTTAAAATCTGGATCTCCGGAGAAGCTCAACCAAGTGTCAGAAAGAAATTTAACAAGTCAGTCAATGTGTTCGATGTACAAAATGTACTGGCTTTTCACGTATTAAAATAA
- a CDS encoding DUF6370 family protein, with protein MKKLITLMLFALMAIGVQAQQKAKKEPVIDFKTPHVVETACGECKFDLKGKECDLAVRIDGQAYFVDGSDIDDHGDAHAKDGFCNKVRKAEVTGKVVNGRFKATSFKLLKEDTLKSNTKI; from the coding sequence ATGAAAAAGTTGATTACCCTTATGCTTTTCGCCTTGATGGCTATTGGAGTTCAGGCGCAGCAAAAAGCAAAAAAAGAACCAGTTATTGATTTTAAAACACCACATGTTGTAGAAACTGCTTGCGGTGAGTGTAAATTCGATTTGAAAGGAAAAGAATGTGACTTAGCGGTAAGAATCGATGGTCAGGCTTATTTTGTAGATGGCTCTGATATTGATGACCACGGCGACGCCCATGCTAAAGATGGTTTCTGTAATAAAGTGAGAAAAGCGGAAGTAACAGGAAAAGTTGTAAACGGCAGATTCAAAGCTACATCGTTTAAACTATTGAAAGAGGATACCTTAAAATCAAACACTAAAATATAA
- a CDS encoding helix-turn-helix domain-containing protein, translated as MLFKNQDLYQVNKSESLKEYYDHLKTQRPEITVPSFEMVSDIGHFGVFKRSAYCHLNPTPYNRRDFYKISLIIGHGVLHYPNEKIEVNGRALLFTNPNIPYAWESTSESQSGYFCLFTENFIHKRNESLRESLLWRIQDCPVILINEQQEETFKEIMIKMMEEMEGEYVHKYDLLRNYIHLIVHEALKVRPASTYFKENNASVRLTSLFLELLERQFPIGSSDHVLELRTAHDFAHKLSVHVNHLNHSVKEVTGRTTSDHLARRIATEAVALLKHTEWNVAQIAYCLGFEYPANFNIFFKKHMQCTPKSFR; from the coding sequence ATGTTGTTTAAAAATCAGGATCTTTATCAAGTGAATAAAAGCGAAAGCTTAAAGGAGTACTATGATCATTTAAAGACTCAGCGCCCGGAAATTACGGTTCCAAGTTTTGAGATGGTCAGTGATATCGGTCATTTTGGTGTTTTCAAAAGATCGGCTTATTGTCATTTGAATCCGACTCCTTATAACCGGAGGGATTTTTATAAAATCTCTCTGATTATTGGTCATGGTGTACTTCATTATCCCAATGAAAAGATAGAAGTGAATGGAAGGGCTTTGTTGTTTACCAATCCTAATATTCCTTATGCCTGGGAGTCGACTTCCGAATCTCAGTCTGGCTATTTCTGCCTTTTTACCGAGAATTTTATCCATAAGAGAAATGAAAGTCTGCGGGAGTCCTTGCTGTGGAGAATCCAGGATTGTCCTGTCATCTTAATCAATGAACAGCAGGAAGAAACCTTCAAAGAAATTATGATCAAAATGATGGAAGAAATGGAAGGGGAATATGTTCATAAATATGACCTTTTGCGTAATTATATCCATCTGATTGTACATGAAGCTTTGAAAGTAAGGCCAGCAAGTACTTATTTCAAAGAAAACAATGCGTCTGTTAGACTGACTTCTCTATTTTTGGAACTGTTGGAACGCCAGTTTCCAATTGGTTCTTCAGATCATGTTTTGGAACTGCGGACGGCACATGATTTTGCGCATAAACTATCTGTACACGTGAATCATTTGAATCATAGTGTGAAGGAGGTCACTGGAAGAACCACATCTGACCATCTGGCTAGAAGAATTGCAACGGAAGCCGTTGCGCTATTGAAACATACAGAATGGAATGTGGCGCAGATTGCCTACTGTCTTGGCTTTGAGTATCCGGCCAATTTTAACATATTTTTCAAAAAACACATGCAGTGTACACCTAAATCTTTTAGGTAG
- a CDS encoding efflux RND transporter periplasmic adaptor subunit: MKKYIFPYTICITGGMALLTLLNGCSATAKKETVATEKAAPIATFKLQKEKLATALQLPGELSAFQQVDLYAKVSSFVKTLNVDIGSEVKKGQLLMTLEAPETNSQLAAAKSRLKAQEALYLASKANYDRLYETSKTPGTISKNDLDQAVARKNSDLAQFEAAKASYQEVGSLRDYLEIRAPFNGKITARNVNLGAYVGPSGKGSEFPLFTLQEQRHLRLAISIPEVYTGYLKAGDEISFTVRSLPEQLFVAKVKRLSGALDLRLRSEKVEMDVPNENKQLLPGMVAEVHIPLPANASTFIVPKKAVIETAEGTYVWKVVGNKTEKVNIKKGRETDDQTEIFGTLSIGDELVTSPSEELRAGTPIKP, translated from the coding sequence ATGAAAAAATATATATTTCCATATACCATTTGTATCACTGGAGGAATGGCGCTGTTAACGCTGTTGAATGGCTGTTCAGCTACTGCTAAAAAAGAAACAGTTGCCACTGAAAAAGCGGCCCCAATAGCCACATTTAAACTTCAGAAAGAGAAATTGGCGACTGCTTTACAGCTTCCCGGTGAACTGAGTGCTTTTCAGCAGGTCGACCTGTATGCCAAGGTGAGCAGTTTTGTAAAGACTTTAAACGTAGATATTGGTTCGGAAGTGAAGAAGGGGCAGCTATTAATGACGCTGGAAGCACCGGAAACCAATTCTCAGCTTGCAGCGGCAAAAAGCAGATTGAAAGCCCAGGAAGCACTATATCTGGCTAGTAAAGCAAATTACGACCGTCTTTATGAAACCAGTAAGACACCGGGTACTATCTCTAAAAATGACCTGGATCAGGCTGTAGCACGTAAAAACTCTGATCTGGCACAATTTGAAGCCGCTAAAGCATCTTATCAGGAAGTGGGCTCGCTGAGAGATTACCTGGAGATTCGTGCACCTTTTAATGGGAAAATTACCGCAAGAAACGTGAATTTAGGCGCCTATGTAGGTCCTTCAGGAAAGGGTTCTGAATTTCCATTGTTCACGCTGCAGGAGCAAAGACACCTCCGTCTGGCGATCTCTATTCCAGAGGTTTATACTGGATATTTGAAGGCCGGGGATGAAATCAGTTTCACCGTAAGGTCATTGCCGGAACAGCTGTTTGTGGCAAAAGTTAAGCGTTTATCTGGTGCCCTGGATTTACGTCTGCGTTCTGAAAAGGTAGAAATGGATGTGCCAAATGAAAACAAACAGCTATTGCCAGGAATGGTTGCAGAAGTCCATATCCCACTTCCGGCTAATGCCAGCACCTTTATTGTGCCTAAAAAAGCGGTTATAGAAACAGCGGAAGGGACCTATGTATGGAAGGTAGTAGGAAATAAAACAGAAAAAGTAAATATAAAGAAAGGCAGAGAAACGGACGATCAGACAGAGATTTTCGGCACGTTGAGTATTGGTGATGAACTTGTTACAAGTCCGTCTGAAGAATTACGTGCAGGAACGCCAATCAAACCCTAA
- a CDS encoding efflux RND transporter permease subunit → MNLIRFALRKPISILVLVAGLFFFGIGAIKDIKVDILPKMNLPVIYIAHPFGGYTPSQMEAYFGKQYINILLFANGIKTIETKNVQGLMLMKLTYYEGTNMAQAAAELSSLSNRAQAIFPPGSQPPFIIRFDASSLPVGQLVLSSPIRSNNELQDFANTYVRASFTAIPGLLAPAPFGGSVRTIEINVDPELLRAHQLTVDQVVEAIKVNNQTAPSGNVRIGDKNYLTPTNYTIKKVKEFESIPLFKGGVQNLYLRDVAVVKDGADATVGYALINGKRSVYLSIAKSGDASTWDVVSKLKENLPMIQNTLPEDVKLSYEFDQSVYVINAVKSLISEGVIGALLTGLMVLLFLGDKRAALIVILTIPTSIIAGVLFLKLFGQTINIMSLSGLALAIGILVDESTVTIENIHQHFDMGKPKALAIWDACKEIAFPKLLILFCILAVFAPAFTMTGIPGALFLPLALAIGFSMVVSFFLSQTFVPIMANWLMVAHPKKAKKHSDDITDDEAVFLETGLTLESEKDTLNQKKILVEREDFNNNGKLGPFERFRNRFMRFLDRIMPYRKQVVLGYLVVIISIAAILLANIGRDVLPKVNSSQFQLRMRAPDGTRLERTEEKVQVILAELKKMVGPEHLDITSVYVGQHPALFSVNPIYLFMAGPHEAVFQVGLKDYHVDMEEFKDLLRARVKALEPDVKLSFEPIELTDKVLSQGSSTPVEVRIAGKNKKENEVYANKIMKELNGISYLRDVQIAQPIKYPSLNINIDRIKAAQVGVDLNDVSRSLVASTSSSRYTDKNVWVDERIGLAYGVQVQVPFNKMSSKDNLGEIPLLKNSNRPILSDVASISTDTTYGENDNVGATPYLSVTANLNKKDLGTASKDVTQAIKSLGELPRGLIVQPVGMIKVLDDTLGSLQSGLLVAIVVIFLMLSANFQSFKVPLVILATVPAVVLGALLLLMLTGSTLNLQSYMGIIMSVGVSIANAVLLITNAEQLRKHNGNALQSAREAAALRIRPIIMTTVAMIAGMLPMAIGHGEGGDQVSPLGRAVIGGLIASTFAVLVILPLVFAWVQGKVSTESISLDPEDEESKHYIKGLSE, encoded by the coding sequence ATGAATTTAATACGTTTTGCACTTCGTAAACCCATCTCCATCCTGGTGCTTGTTGCCGGTTTGTTCTTCTTTGGGATCGGTGCCATTAAAGATATCAAGGTAGATATCCTACCGAAAATGAACCTTCCTGTCATCTATATTGCGCATCCTTTTGGTGGCTATACTCCTTCTCAAATGGAAGCCTATTTTGGAAAACAATACATCAATATCCTGCTTTTTGCCAATGGGATTAAAACCATAGAAACGAAGAATGTACAGGGATTGATGCTAATGAAACTGACTTATTATGAAGGGACAAATATGGCGCAGGCCGCTGCTGAGCTCAGTTCGCTTTCCAATAGGGCACAAGCGATTTTTCCGCCGGGTTCACAGCCTCCATTTATCATTCGTTTCGACGCTTCCTCCCTGCCAGTCGGACAACTGGTATTGAGCAGTCCAATCCGCAGTAATAATGAATTGCAGGATTTTGCAAATACCTATGTGAGGGCATCATTTACAGCCATTCCAGGTTTACTGGCTCCTGCACCTTTTGGCGGGAGTGTGCGAACCATTGAGATCAACGTAGATCCAGAATTGCTGCGTGCACATCAGCTTACCGTAGATCAGGTGGTAGAGGCAATTAAAGTGAATAACCAAACTGCACCTTCCGGTAACGTCAGGATTGGGGATAAAAACTACCTGACACCAACCAATTACACTATAAAAAAAGTAAAAGAATTTGAGAGTATCCCCTTGTTTAAAGGAGGTGTCCAGAACCTGTACCTCCGTGATGTAGCGGTAGTGAAGGATGGGGCGGATGCGACCGTGGGTTATGCACTGATCAATGGAAAACGATCCGTGTACCTGAGTATTGCCAAGTCTGGCGATGCCTCTACCTGGGATGTGGTGAGTAAACTGAAAGAGAACCTTCCGATGATCCAGAATACATTACCGGAAGATGTGAAACTTTCTTATGAGTTTGACCAATCCGTATATGTGATCAATGCGGTAAAAAGTTTGATCAGCGAGGGCGTAATTGGCGCTTTGTTAACAGGTTTAATGGTGCTGTTATTCCTTGGTGATAAACGTGCCGCATTAATTGTTATTCTGACTATTCCTACTTCTATCATAGCCGGGGTGTTGTTTTTAAAACTTTTCGGACAAACGATCAATATCATGTCCTTGAGTGGACTGGCCTTGGCGATCGGAATTTTGGTAGATGAGTCGACCGTAACCATTGAAAATATACACCAGCATTTTGATATGGGAAAACCGAAGGCTTTAGCGATCTGGGATGCCTGTAAAGAGATTGCTTTTCCGAAATTGCTGATCTTATTCTGTATCCTGGCTGTATTTGCTCCTGCATTTACGATGACAGGAATACCTGGTGCATTGTTTTTACCGCTTGCCCTGGCTATTGGTTTTTCTATGGTGGTTTCTTTCTTTTTATCTCAAACTTTCGTGCCCATTATGGCCAACTGGCTGATGGTAGCGCATCCAAAGAAAGCAAAAAAGCATTCGGATGATATTACAGATGATGAAGCTGTATTTTTGGAAACAGGATTAACTCTGGAATCTGAAAAGGATACCTTAAATCAAAAAAAGATACTGGTAGAAAGGGAAGATTTTAATAATAATGGAAAATTGGGGCCATTTGAACGCTTTAGAAACCGCTTTATGCGTTTCCTGGACCGGATCATGCCTTACCGGAAACAAGTAGTGCTGGGCTATCTGGTAGTCATCATTTCTATCGCCGCTATTTTATTGGCCAACATCGGAAGAGATGTACTGCCGAAAGTAAATTCCAGTCAGTTTCAATTGAGAATGCGGGCGCCGGATGGAACTCGTCTGGAGCGCACAGAAGAAAAAGTGCAGGTCATCCTGGCGGAGTTAAAAAAAATGGTGGGTCCGGAACACCTGGATATTACCTCCGTATATGTAGGGCAGCATCCAGCTTTGTTTTCTGTAAATCCAATATATTTGTTTATGGCAGGGCCTCATGAAGCTGTATTCCAGGTGGGATTGAAAGATTATCATGTGGATATGGAAGAGTTTAAAGATCTCCTGAGGGCTCGTGTTAAAGCATTGGAGCCCGATGTTAAATTGTCGTTTGAACCGATAGAACTTACGGATAAAGTGTTGAGTCAGGGTTCTTCTACTCCAGTGGAAGTGCGCATCGCAGGGAAGAATAAGAAAGAAAACGAAGTATACGCGAATAAGATCATGAAAGAATTGAATGGAATTAGTTATCTGAGGGATGTGCAGATTGCGCAGCCCATTAAATATCCTTCCCTCAACATCAACATCGACCGGATTAAAGCGGCACAGGTAGGTGTAGATTTAAATGATGTATCCAGGTCTTTGGTAGCTTCTACTTCTTCATCCCGATATACGGATAAAAATGTCTGGGTAGACGAAAGGATTGGTCTAGCTTACGGAGTTCAGGTTCAGGTTCCTTTCAATAAAATGAGCAGTAAGGATAACCTTGGAGAAATTCCGCTGTTGAAGAATTCAAACCGACCGATATTGAGTGATGTGGCGAGCATCAGTACAGATACCACCTACGGGGAAAATGATAATGTTGGAGCAACACCTTATTTATCGGTAACGGCCAATCTGAATAAAAAAGACCTTGGAACAGCTTCAAAAGATGTCACACAAGCCATCAAATCTTTGGGAGAACTGCCAAGAGGGCTGATTGTACAGCCAGTAGGGATGATTAAGGTGCTGGATGATACCTTGGGCAGTCTGCAATCCGGGCTATTGGTGGCCATTGTGGTGATCTTTTTGATGCTATCGGCAAACTTTCAATCTTTCAAAGTTCCTTTGGTGATTTTAGCGACGGTTCCAGCGGTGGTATTGGGTGCGTTATTGTTGTTGATGTTAACAGGTTCTACCTTGAACTTACAGTCCTACATGGGAATTATTATGTCCGTGGGTGTGTCTATAGCGAATGCAGTACTCCTCATTACCAATGCGGAGCAGCTGCGTAAGCATAATGGAAATGCGTTACAGTCGGCAAGAGAGGCCGCTGCATTAAGGATTCGTCCTATTATTATGACCACGGTGGCCATGATTGCAGGAATGCTGCCAATGGCAATAGGACACGGAGAAGGTGGCGATCAGGTATCCCCATTGGGAAGAGCCGTAATTGGTGGTTTAATTGCTTCTACCTTTGCCGTGTTAGTCATTTTACCGCTGGTATTCGCCTGGGTGCAAGGAAAAGTTTCTACGGAGTCGATTTCTCTGGATCCTGAAGATGAAGAAAGTAAACATTACATCAAAGGCTTGTCCGAATAA